The proteins below are encoded in one region of Amycolatopsis acidiphila:
- a CDS encoding glutathione peroxidase: protein MALGDISLRTLSGESATLGGLGRKAVLVVNVASKCGLTPQYSGLERLQERFGDKGFTVAGFPCNQFGGQEPGTSGEIAQFCSATYGVTFPMFEKTDVNGPERHPLYAELVQTPDADGAAGDVQWNFEKFLVTDEGKVLARFRPRTEPEAPEVVAAIEAALS, encoded by the coding sequence ATGGCACTCGGCGACATCTCGTTGCGCACCCTTTCGGGCGAATCCGCGACACTCGGCGGCTTGGGCCGCAAGGCGGTGCTCGTGGTCAACGTGGCGTCGAAGTGCGGGCTGACCCCGCAGTACTCCGGGCTCGAACGCCTCCAGGAACGCTTCGGTGACAAGGGTTTCACGGTGGCCGGGTTCCCGTGCAACCAGTTCGGGGGGCAGGAGCCGGGCACGTCGGGGGAGATCGCGCAGTTCTGCTCGGCGACGTACGGGGTGACGTTCCCGATGTTCGAGAAGACCGACGTCAACGGCCCTGAGCGGCACCCGTTGTACGCGGAGCTGGTGCAGACCCCGGACGCGGACGGCGCCGCGGGGGACGTGCAGTGGAACTTCGAGAAGTTCCTGGTCACCGACGAGGGCAAGGTCCTGGCCCGGTTCCGTCCGCGCACGGAGCCGGAGGCGCCGGAGGTCGTGGCGGCGATCGAGGCCGCACTGTCCTGA